The Desulfosporosinus acidiphilus SJ4 genome has a window encoding:
- a CDS encoding M24 family metallopeptidase — MMNAREKIEKVRNLLRDKGLDGVLLRKRRSFSWLTNGRANYIFTTSELGVADLLIFEDKVYCVTTKMEFARIQEEELSDLEIVWITPEWYEGHQAVIDNLCLGKKMGTDVCPETIPLRAGIDLSKELAELTYVLSLEEIERYRWLSQNVARALELTCRQIEPGMTEFEIQALLTTKVVSLGIQPQVLLVATDRRIYKFRHPIPTEKKLENYAMLVLCGEKGGLVANATRFVHFGPISQELQQNKRKLLEIDLAFNLATRPGVPIKDVFRQGIEVYRKMGYEEDWRSLHQGGPTGYASREFLANFDCEGVVQNHQAFAWNPSLKGIKSEDTILVTENGPEFLTHTGEWEYMKIEKDGKIHLRPDILIR, encoded by the coding sequence ATGATGAATGCGAGAGAGAAAATCGAAAAAGTTAGAAATTTGCTCAGGGACAAAGGTTTAGACGGAGTCCTTCTCCGGAAACGTCGGAGTTTCTCCTGGCTAACGAACGGACGAGCTAATTATATTTTTACGACGTCAGAGTTAGGAGTTGCAGATCTCTTAATTTTTGAGGACAAGGTTTACTGTGTTACGACTAAAATGGAGTTTGCAAGGATACAGGAAGAGGAACTTTCTGATTTAGAAATAGTGTGGATCACGCCGGAGTGGTATGAGGGTCATCAAGCGGTTATTGACAACCTATGTCTAGGGAAAAAGATGGGAACGGATGTGTGTCCGGAAACAATTCCTCTTAGAGCGGGAATAGACTTGAGCAAGGAATTAGCGGAGTTGACTTATGTCTTAAGTCTTGAAGAAATTGAGCGTTACAGATGGTTGTCGCAAAATGTTGCCAGGGCTCTAGAATTAACCTGCCGACAGATCGAACCAGGAATGACTGAATTTGAGATTCAAGCACTTTTAACCACAAAAGTTGTGAGCCTGGGAATTCAACCGCAAGTACTTCTCGTGGCCACTGATCGTAGAATTTATAAATTTCGTCATCCTATCCCTACGGAGAAAAAGCTAGAGAATTATGCGATGCTTGTTCTTTGCGGAGAAAAAGGGGGGTTGGTTGCTAATGCAACTCGCTTTGTCCATTTCGGGCCAATCTCGCAAGAACTACAGCAGAATAAACGAAAATTGCTGGAGATTGATCTTGCCTTTAATCTGGCTACTAGGCCGGGGGTCCCGATCAAGGATGTTTTTCGGCAAGGTATTGAAGTGTACAGAAAAATGGGTTATGAAGAGGACTGGCGTTCCCTTCACCAAGGCGGACCGACAGGGTATGCTTCACGGGAGTTTCTGGCTAATTTTGATTGCGAGGGCGTGGTTCAGAACCACCAGGCTTTTGCCTGGAACCCATCCCTTAAAGGTATTAAATCAGAAGATACTATTTTAGTTACGGAGAATGGGCCGGAGTTTTTAACGCATACAGGAGAATGGGAGTATATGAAGATAGAGAAAGATGGGAAAATTCACCTCCGTCCAGATATCCTGATCCGATAA
- a CDS encoding galactokinase, with translation MPRLSILREQFKKVFNSSAEEIRIFFAPGRVNLIGEHTDFTGGYVLPAALSYGTWAAVRLRKDGKFCLTSTSFDEKVEFDTDRMDHQQEEVWANYPKGVIREFDKFGFRLSGCDMLFDGNIPKGAGLSSSASIEMVTAIAIKELETLDLSRLKLIQLSQRAENQFVGVNCGIMDQFASGMGKAGHALLLKCDSLAFRNVPLYLGDYQLVLTNSNKPRSLTQSKYNQRRQECEAGEKAILKYLPSVSCLGDVTLEQWESVPKKGFSPEAYKRLDHVVHENARVLASTIALEAGDIETFGKYMVKSHESLRDLFEVTGPELDTLFEESRQTLGCLGTRMTGAGFGGCTVSLVHKEAIADFEAQVTRGYQAKTGLTPTFYSGEIGDGVHEILAAI, from the coding sequence ATGCCTAGATTGAGCATACTTCGAGAGCAGTTTAAAAAAGTCTTTAACTCCAGTGCGGAAGAGATTCGAATCTTCTTTGCCCCAGGCCGGGTAAATTTGATCGGGGAGCATACGGATTTCACAGGAGGTTATGTGCTGCCTGCCGCTCTATCCTATGGAACCTGGGCGGCTGTCCGTCTTCGCAAGGATGGGAAGTTTTGTCTTACCTCGACGAGCTTTGACGAGAAGGTAGAATTCGACACGGATCGGATGGATCACCAACAAGAAGAGGTATGGGCCAATTATCCTAAAGGAGTTATTCGAGAATTTGATAAATTTGGCTTCCGCTTGTCGGGGTGCGATATGCTGTTTGATGGCAACATTCCCAAGGGTGCCGGGCTGTCTTCCTCGGCTTCCATTGAAATGGTGACTGCTATTGCAATTAAGGAACTTGAAACACTGGACTTATCACGTTTAAAATTAATTCAGCTTTCCCAGCGTGCGGAAAATCAATTTGTTGGGGTTAATTGTGGAATTATGGATCAATTTGCCTCCGGAATGGGGAAAGCTGGGCATGCCTTGCTTTTGAAATGTGATTCCTTGGCTTTCCGTAATGTACCCTTGTATTTAGGCGATTATCAATTGGTTCTTACTAACTCGAATAAACCGCGGAGCTTGACTCAATCAAAGTACAATCAAAGACGGCAAGAATGCGAAGCAGGGGAAAAAGCTATTTTAAAGTACCTTCCTTCAGTTTCTTGTTTAGGGGATGTTACCCTTGAACAATGGGAATCTGTTCCTAAAAAAGGCTTTTCTCCGGAGGCATACAAACGTTTAGATCATGTGGTGCATGAAAATGCTCGGGTATTGGCCTCGACGATTGCTTTAGAAGCCGGGGATATTGAGACTTTCGGTAAATATATGGTAAAATCACACGAATCCTTACGGGATCTCTTTGAGGTGACAGGTCCGGAACTCGACACACTCTTTGAAGAGTCGCGTCAAACATTGGGTTGCCTTGGTACAAGAATGACAGGTGCTGGTTTCGGCGGTTGTACAGTGAGTCTTGTTCATAAAGAGGCTATTGCGGACTTCGAAGCTCAGGTGACTAGGGGATATCAGGCCAAGACAGGCTTGACACCAACTTTTTATAGTGGTGAAATTGGGGATGGAGTACATGAGATATTAGCCGCAATTTGA